A section of the bacterium genome encodes:
- a CDS encoding site-2 protease family protein: protein MLLLKVISAYIVLLGSVVFHEYFHAWMGQKLGDNSPPLLARLTLDPRPHIDVFGTLVLPLIALISQSPFLIGWAKPVPINPYNLKNPKKDMILIGISGPLTNFILAFCFTILFKTGLLPPHSLAESFVAFAILLNLILGIFNLIPLSPLDGSHILAGLLSDEAERQYMKIQPFAIYILLFMFLTGMLRFIILPVVYIWTNLFNINFITPALSLLGR from the coding sequence TTGCTCTTATTGAAGGTTATATCTGCTTATATCGTTTTACTTGGCTCGGTTGTTTTTCATGAGTATTTCCACGCATGGATGGGACAAAAATTAGGAGATAATAGCCCTCCTCTACTTGCTCGATTGACTTTGGATCCAAGACCTCATATTGATGTCTTCGGTACATTAGTGCTACCTCTCATTGCATTAATAAGCCAAAGCCCTTTTTTAATTGGATGGGCAAAACCTGTTCCTATAAATCCATACAATCTAAAAAATCCCAAAAAGGACATGATTTTAATTGGGATATCAGGTCCTTTAACCAATTTTATCCTTGCATTTTGTTTTACTATTTTATTTAAAACAGGACTACTACCTCCACATTCTTTAGCGGAATCCTTCGTGGCATTTGCCATACTTTTAAATTTAATACTCGGGATATTTAATCTTATTCCATTGTCACCGTTAGACGGTTCCCATATATTAGCCGGACTTTTATCAGATGAAGCCGAAAGACAATATATGAAAATCCAACCTTTTGCAATATACATTCTCCTCTTTATGTTTTTAACTGGTATGCTACGATTTATTATATTACCTGTTGTTTACATTTGGACAAACTTGTTCAATATTAATTTCATTACCCCTGCACTTAGTTTGCTCGGCAGATAA